A stretch of DNA from Gloeocapsopsis sp. IPPAS B-1203:
AACGACTACCGCTGAAATACTGGCACAAGCCATTTATCCTTTATGCTATTGTTCATTGTTTATAAATTACAGGACATCTTTTGTTGTTAGGAATCAGGGAACAGAATTCATGGCGAAACAATTAAACCTTCTCTCCAAGGGACAGGTCATTCCTACGGCTTTGCATACAGAAATGCAAAGGTCATATCTTGAATACGCCATGAGTGTGATTGTTGGGCGGGCATTACCCGACGTGCGCGATGGCTTGAAGCCAGTTCACCGACGTATTCTGTATGCGATGCACGAACTAGGGTTAACCCCCGATCGCCCTTATCGCAAATGCGCCCGTGTTGTCGGAGACGTACTTGGTAAATATCACCCTCACGGCGATCAAGCAGTGTATGATGCCTTGGTGCGATTAGTGCAAGACTTTTCCAGTCGCTATCCTTTACTTGCAGGGCATGGTAATTTTGGTTCAGTGGATAATGATCCGCCAGCTGCGATGCGTTACACTGAGACACGCTTAGCACCAATTAGCCATGATGCATTACTAGCAGAAATTGGCGAAGAGACAATTGAATTTATTAGTAACTTCGATAACTCGCAGCAAGAACCTGTTGTTTTACCCGCACAATTGCCGCTGCTACTGTTGAATGGTTGTGCAGGAATTGCGGTAGGGATGGCAACGAATATTCCGCCGCATAACTTAGGAGAACTCATCGATGGTTTGATTGCACTGATCGATCAACCAGAATTATCAGATGAAAAATTATTTGAACTGATTCCTGGACCTGACTTTCCCACAGGTGGCGAAATCATTGGCACAGCAGGCATTCGCGAAGCCTACAGCACTGGTCGCGGCAGCATGACACTACGGGGAGTTGCTCAAGTCGAAGAAGTACCTGGAGGACGCGGCAGTAAGCGACGCACTGCAATTATAGTGACTGAATTACCGTTTCAAGTAAATAAGGCGGGTTGGATTGAAAAAGTTGCGGAGTTAGTCAATCAAGGACGCTTAGAAGGCATTGCTGATATTCGCGATGAAAGCGATCGCACTGGAATGCGCGTTGTCATTGAACTCAAACGCGACAACAACCCGCAAGATGTGTTGCAGCACTTGTATCATCAAACCGCCCTCCAAATGAACTTTGGGGCAATTTTGCTAGCACTTGTTGATGGACAACCGCGTCAGTTAAGTTTACGCGAACTTTTACGCGAGTTTCTCAAGTTCCGCGAAGAGACACTTAATCGGCGCTACTCGCATCAGTTACATCAAGCCGAAAGCCGCGTACATATTGTTTCGGGTTTACTGCGGGCATTGTCACATCTAGATGATGTCATTGCAATTCTGCGTCAGGCAAGTGATGGTAGTACCGCAAAAATTACACTACAAAGCCGATTTGATTTGACAGAAGCACAAGCAGATGCAATTTTATCAATGCCACTGCGTCGGTTGACAAGCTTGGAACAGGAAAACCTGAAAAAAGAATTTGAATCGTTAAACGCGCAAATTCAAGAACTACAAAAGTTACTCAACGATCGCCGCGAGTTACTCAAAGCTTTAAAAAAAGACTTGCGATCGCTCAAGCGTAAGTTTGGTGATGTGCGGCGGACAAAGTTAGCTCAGAATTTACCACCAATCGAAGATAAAAAAGCAACAGGAGAAAAGCAGCAATCTTCATCAAAACCCCAAGTACCACTCAATGTGCATCCTGTGGAAGAAGTGGTTTTAGAGTTTACGCAGCGAGGATATGTCAAGCGATCGGCAAATGGTCAACGTCCCAGTAGAAAATCAAAAGCAGAAAATGGTAATTCTGATTATGATTGTGTGATTCAAACTCAACCTGCCAAAACTGATCAGACATTACTTGTGTTAACAGGTAGTGGCAAAGTTTATCCCTTACAAGTTGGAGAAATTCCTTCATCAGGGCGTGGAGAAAAACGTGGCAATCCTTTGATTGGCTTGCTGCCAAATTCGGCAACTGCGGAAACTGTTGTATCGCAATTTTTATTACCCGACGATCCAGAAACAACACAACTTGTCTTGTTAACTAAATTAGGGCGAATCAAGCGGTTGGCAATGACAGAGTTTTTGAGTATTACTAATCGCGGTTTGACAGTGATTAAATTTAAAGACGATGATGAGTTATTATCA
This window harbors:
- the gyrA gene encoding DNA gyrase subunit A, translating into MAKQLNLLSKGQVIPTALHTEMQRSYLEYAMSVIVGRALPDVRDGLKPVHRRILYAMHELGLTPDRPYRKCARVVGDVLGKYHPHGDQAVYDALVRLVQDFSSRYPLLAGHGNFGSVDNDPPAAMRYTETRLAPISHDALLAEIGEETIEFISNFDNSQQEPVVLPAQLPLLLLNGCAGIAVGMATNIPPHNLGELIDGLIALIDQPELSDEKLFELIPGPDFPTGGEIIGTAGIREAYSTGRGSMTLRGVAQVEEVPGGRGSKRRTAIIVTELPFQVNKAGWIEKVAELVNQGRLEGIADIRDESDRTGMRVVIELKRDNNPQDVLQHLYHQTALQMNFGAILLALVDGQPRQLSLRELLREFLKFREETLNRRYSHQLHQAESRVHIVSGLLRALSHLDDVIAILRQASDGSTAKITLQSRFDLTEAQADAILSMPLRRLTSLEQENLKKEFESLNAQIQELQKLLNDRRELLKALKKDLRSLKRKFGDVRRTKLAQNLPPIEDKKATGEKQQSSSKPQVPLNVHPVEEVVLEFTQRGYVKRSANGQRPSRKSKAENGNSDYDCVIQTQPAKTDQTLLVLTGSGKVYPLQVGEIPSSGRGEKRGNPLIGLLPNSATAETVVSQFLLPDDPETTQLVLLTKLGRIKRLAMTEFLSITNRGLTVIKFKDDDELLSVLVVQPEQNLVLATIGGRLLRFPVNDEQLPIMGRTAVGLQALRLRKQEKLVGGVALDNLGDNVLLVSQSGSAKRVSASTLRQGNRGDIGTQAMQFTSKSDGLAGMVLATEEAALVANTQRVVRIPVDTVTVRGKDGAGDRIAELNPGEKVIEVVAIE